The window TTTGGGACGCGCGGTCTATGGCGGAATTTACGAACCGGGACATCCGCAAGCGGATGAGCAGGGCTTTCGAGCAGACGTACTGGAGCTGGTAAAAGGTTTGGATGTTCCGATTGTTCGTTATCCGGGAGGCAACTTTGTATCCGGTTACAACTGGGAGGATGCCATTGGACCGTTAGAAGAGCGTAAGAAAAGACTTGATCTGGCTTGGCGCACTATTGAACCTAACATGGTTGGACTGAACGAATTCATGGATTGGTGCCGCAAAGCAAATACAGAAGCAATGATGGCCGTTAATCTGGGGACTCGCGGTCCTGATCAGGCAAGAGATATCATTGAATATTCGAATATCAAAGGCGGTACCTACTGGAGTGATTTACGGATTAGTCATGGGTACAAGGCACCTCATAATATCAAAACCTGGTGTCTAGGCAATGAAATGGATGGCCCTTGGCAAATAGGCAGCAAAACAGCCGCGGAATACGGACGCACAGCCTGTGAAACGGCCAAAGTCATGAAGTGGGTCGATCCGTCGATCGAGCTTGTTGCCTGCGGCAGCTCCAGTCTGACTATGCCGACTTTCCCTGACTGGGAAGCGACTGTGCTTGAGCACACGTATGATCACGTTGATTATATTTCCTTGCATCAATATTATGGTAATCGCGATAAGGATTCTGCGAATTTCCTCGCACAATCTATGGGCATGGATCGGTTCATCAATACGGTGATCTCGACGGCGGATTTCATTCAAGCCAAAAAGCGTGGAAAGAAGAAAATCAACTTATCCTTCGACGAATGGAATGTCTGGTATCACTCCAACGACGCGGACCGGCGAATTGAGCCTTGGTCCATCGCGCCGCCGCAGCTTGAAGACATCTACAACCATGAAGATGCCTTGTTAGTAGGTTGTATGCTTATCTCCATGTTGAAGCGTGCGGATCGTGTGAAGATGGCTTGTATGGCACAACTCGTTAACGTCATTGCACCGATCATGACAGCGAATGGGGGAGCGGCCTGGAAGCAAACGATCTACTATCCTTACATGCATGCAAGTGTGTTTGGACGCGGGACTGTTCTTGTGCCGCTGATCAAATCACCGAAATACGACGCGAAGGATTATACGGATGTACCTTACTTAGAAGCAGTTGCCGTTCATAACGAAGACAAGTCCGAAGTAACGATCTTCGCAGTCAACCGGCATTTAGAAGAAGCACTCCCGCTGGAGTTGGATCTTCGCAGTTTTGGTGAATGCCGAGTTATTGAGCATATCGTTCTGGAGAACGATGATCTGAAAGCCTCGAATACCATTGATGCCCAGGATCGGGTGAAGCCTCACACAGGAGGTAATGCGGCCATATCGTCAAACAGCCAGATTCAGGCGATACTTGGCAAAGCATCGTGGAATGTCATTCGGTTGAAATTAGCTTAAAGAGACGAGTAGACGATATTACTATATAAATAGGACATGGCCTGGGACTATCGCCCCTACCATGTCTTTTTATTTTACCCAGACCGCATCATCAATTTGCGTTAGGATTTTCCAGATGTCAGATCCGATAAATAGTCTCATTAAATAACATAATAACGGTGAATTGCGCGATAGGTATCACAATTGAATCTGGAGAACTCCTTTATTTTACAATCTATGCTCTGGTATGATGAGAGAAATACAACAGATTGAAGGAGTTTCGTGCGTATGAAATTAAAGCTGTTTGGTGTAATCGTTCTGGCTCTCGGCTTATCTGCCTGTGGAAATAAACAAAATGAAACGCAGTCGGCGGCGGTAAAAGTGGACGTTCCTAAGATTTATCAAAATTTCTGCATCTCGTGTCATGGTAATCAATTACAAGGTGGACAAGGCCCTAATATCCAAAAAGTGGGAGAACGGTTAGATGAAGCGGAGATCATAAAGCGTATTCAAAAGGGTGGTGGCGGGATGCCGCCGTTTCAAGTGGCACTGAAAGAGGAAGAATTGAAGGCGTTGGCGTCATGGTTGGCAGGACTCAAATAATGGATTTTTATGGTAGAACTAAGGTTCCTTTAAGGTTAGCTACATAATTTCTTCACAATTGGTGTTTATAATAGGGGCTAGAGGAGAGTGATGCAATATGCACTTGAATTTGAAGCCCCGGAACCATCTTCCTAAGAAGATGAGACCAAACCGTCTGGGAGCGACGATTTCGCTTTTATTATTTATGATTTGCTTACCTATACTTTCTGTAGCCGGAATGGAACTTCTCGAACGCGGTACTTTGCATGAAACGGCCCAATGGATAACATCTAACCGATCACTTTTTCTATTAAATGTAGGAGTATCTTTCTGTTTATTAGCTTTCATTTATGCTGTTGTAGGATCATTAGCTATTTCCGGATCCATCTCAACCTTATTGCTTGGCCTTATGGCTCTGATCTCTTATATGAAGGTGAAAATGATTGGGGAGCCATTCTTCCCGTGGGATATTTTACTGAACAAAGAAAGTATGGATATAGCTTCGCTTGTAACAGGGAAAGCCGCACTTCTCCGAATCGGAGCTGTGGTCATCGCGGTCATCCTTGTATTTTTATTAAAATGGGTACTCCCGCGTGTATCTTTATCTATTATCAGTCGAATTGGTTTAGGGCTGTTCTCGCTCTATGCCTTGTATGCATGTGCAATCAAAACACCGTTAGCTGGCAAAATTCTTGACCATATAGGTGTAAACGAGATTGTATGGAATCAGAAAGAGAACTATGCGAATAATGGACTAGCGCTAGCTTTTACCCTCAATGTCAAAAATTCGATCGTTCAAAAGCCAGAAACGTATAGTGATCAGAGTATTGCCACCGTTGCAGCTAATCTCCAAGAGGTAGGCATGCAAAAGGCAGGACTGAAAAGGTCCGTAGATGCTGATTCTCTAAAAGGGAAGAAGCCGAACGTGATTTTCATTATGAGTGAAGCTTTTTGGGATCCAACTTTGCTAACGAATGTGAAGTTCAGTGAAGATCCGGTACCCACTCTCCACCGTTTACAGAAGGAGTCGACATCCGGATACCTGTTGTCCCCCCAATTCGGTGGCGGTACCAGCAATGTGGAATTCGAAGTGTTGACGGGGAACTCGATGAGCCTCCTGCCAGGAGGGTCCATTCCGTATCAACAATATATAACAAAACCTGTACCGAGCTTGGCGAGTTATTTTGCCGATCAGGGTTACAAAAGTATGGGTATTCACTCCTATGAAGGCTGGTTCTGGAACCGCAATTCGGTGTATAAGGAATTAGGTTTCGAAAGCTTTAAGAGCAGTGAACATTTCAAGAATCCGGAAATGAAGGGTTACTTTATCTCAGATGCCGAAGTGTCTAGGAGCATTATAGATGAAGTAGATAAAACCGATGATCCGATGTTTATGTACAACGTAACCATGCAAAATCATGGACCTTATGATGAACCTCGGTACGGAGAAAATCAGTTCAAAGCGGAAGGTGACTTGACGCCTGAAGCAAAAACGATTCTTGAGACATACGCGCAGGGCGCGCATGATGCGGATCAAAGCTTACAAATGCTGATCGATCACTTCCAGAATTCGGATGAACCGACGATGATCGTATTCTATGGGGACCATTTGCCGATGCTGGGATTAGATTATCAAGTATATAAAGAAGCAGGTTTCATCCAAACCAGTAACGCGAATGATTGGTCGCTGGAAGAAGTGAAGAAGATGCACAGCATCCCGCTGGTTACGTGGTCGAACTTCGATATGCCGAAGCAGGACATTCCACTCCTCAGTGATTCCTTCCTCGGTGCCCACGTGCTGGATATGCTGCATATGGAGAAACCAGCTAATTTTAAGTTGAATGCCGAATTGGCGGCGCAAGTGCCAGGACTACTGAGTAATCTGGTTGTTGATGCGAACCAAGAACTTCATACTGAAGTCCCCGAATCCGCGCAAGCACTCCGTGATGACTACAGGAATGTGCAGTACGATTTACTATTCGGCAAGCAGTACTTGGCTGAACATATCGATCATGACTATTTGACGAAAACCATTCAGGATAGCTATAACGCAGAATTTGATGAAGAAAATATTCATCCACAATCTCAGGGAGTGAGCAGCAATACTCCCACTGCGAAGCCGGTGAGCGTGCAGTAATAGAAGTCCCCATTTTGTTGCTTTGAGCGACGAGATGGGGACTTTTTTGATTTTGTTGGAGGCGTTATCACTAACTAAAAAATAATCATTGCCATGGTTAGGGGAATTTTGGTAATATAGACTTCCGTCTCTACGCGGCGGCTGCAAAAAAAAGCTAGTTGATAAAGGATCAAAACAGCTCAGGAGGTGTTTTATGCTTTTCGCGGTTTTGGCGCGCAAGGCGTATGCGAGGAATTTGCAGTATCGCGGTTCGCATCTGCTCCACAATGCAGTGAGTGCGGTGTTTGGCTTCATTTATGCGAGCATCTGGACCGGTTTGGGGAGCGACGCGTCACTTGGCGAATACGGTGCGAAAGGGATTGTAGGTTATATAGCTTTTAACCAAGCGATTCTTTGGATTACGCAGTTCACGACGAATGGACTCGGGCTCGAGCAATCGGTGCGCACCGGGCAAATTGCGGTCGATCTCATGCGGCCTGTACACTTATTCTATCAGGCAATGAGCCGAGAATGGGGTCAGGTATATTATCAGTTTCTTTATAAATTTATCCCGATTTATGCCCTCTACTACTTTATTTTCTCCTTACAGCTCCCACATCACGCTTCGGTTTATGGCTGGACAGCGATCGCGCTCGTCTTGGCAGCATATATCTCCATTTGTACGAATTATTTGATAGGTGTTGCAGCTTTGTGGACGACAGAGTCACGCTGGTTTTACTGGGTCAATTATTCGTTCAGTACGCTGCTCTCTGGCTTTTTCATTCCTTTAGAATGGTTGCCGAATTGGCTCCGCACGATTAGCTTTTACACACCATATCCCTATCTACTCTATTATCCCACTCGTATCTACATGCAGCTTGAACAAGGAACTGTTGTGCTCGGCTCTCTCTTATGGGGCATCGGGTTTACTTGTGTCTGTCTGGCGGTTACGCAGGGGGTACGCAGAAAGCTGGAGGTGCAGGGCGGATGATGACGATGAGGCTCTATATGCTGCTGATCAGGGCGAGCTTGCGAAGCCGGATGCAGTATAAGTTTAATTTCTTTTTCTCGACCGTGATGGCTTCTTTTGTACATATCTCAGAATTTCTAATGGTGGCGCTGGTGATGATGCGTTTCGGCAACATCAAAGGCTGGACGCTATATGAGGTTTGCTATTTGTATGGGGTCATGATGATATCCAAAGCGATTTATCGCACGCTGGCTTCCGATGTACATCATCTAGAGAAATATCTCGTTTCGGGTGATCTGGATGCGCTTCTCACACGGCCAGTCCCCGTGCTGCTGGCGCTGATGACACAAAATTCCCGGCTCTTATTTGCCGAAGTTGGGCAAGGCATCATTTTATTGTTTATTGCTATGAAAGCTTTAATGGCTGATGGACAAATCGGATGGTCAGCCGTTCCTTTAACGGTGTTAATTATCCTAACGGGTGCCATTATTTTATTCGCTATCGGTCTAGCGACAGCAGCAGCCGGCTTCTGGCTGACACGGATCGAATCCTTGCAAAATATGACCGAGGACGCTTCCCAAACCGCGGCGCGCTATCCGCTTTCCTTGTATCCAAAGTGGCTGCAGGGTGCGCTATTGGTGCTCGTTCCGGTAGGCTTCGTCAATTACATTCCTACCTTATATTTGCTGAGACATCAAGGTGGCATAGGGATGCTGATAGGCACCATTGCTGTTTCATTCGCTGCGCTCTGGCTGGCTATGCGCTTCTGGAAGCTAGGACTATCTCGCTATCAAAGCACAGGAAGTTAACCGAGGGCTTATACAAGGAGGGAACATAAGAAACATGATAACCGTAACGAATTTGCGCAAAACCTTTCAAACTCCGATAGTCAAAGAAGGCAAGTTCTCAGGTATTCGAACTTTGTTCTCACGAGCCTATAAAGAGAAGGAAGCGGTACGCGATGTAAGCTTCGAGATTGAATCTGGCGAGTTCGTCGGGTATATTGGACCTAATGGAGCGGGAAAGTCGACGACGATCAAAATGCTTACAGGCATTCTTCACCCAACCTCCGGCGAAGTGCTCATACACGGCTATAGTCCTCAGAAGCATCGAAGACGAGTCGTAAAGCAGCTTGGCGTTGTATTCGGTCAGCGCAGCCAGCTGTGGTGGGATCTGCCGGTCAAGGATTCCTATGAGATCCTTACGGCCATGTATCGCGTGGAGGAAAGCACCGCCCGCCGCAGGTTAGGCGAATTGACAGAGCTTCTTGAACTGAAGGAGCTGATGGACACGCCTGTCCGGAAGCTTTCCCTTGGGCAGCGGATGCGGGCCGATTTGGCAGCTTCGATGCTGCATGATCCGGATATTTTGTTTCTGGATGAGCCGACCATCGGATTGGATGTTGTCGCCAAGCGGAACATTCGCGGCTTTCTTCAGACATTAAATCGGGATTTCGGTAAGACGATTCTGCTTACTACGCATGATATGGATGACATCGAACAACTGTGTAAACGAGTCATCGTGATCAACCATGGGCAAATCGGCTATGACGGCTCGATTGATGAGCTTCGGGATCGCATTGGCTTACCTACGATGATGAAGGTCACTTATCGAGGTGATATCCAAGTCCCAGCTAGCTGGGAGCTTCCGTTTCGTGTGGTGGAGCAAGAAGCGAATAGGCTCACGATTGCGTGTAACCGCCAAGAGCTGAAAGCGATGGATGTGCTGCGTATCGTCAGCAGCTGGGGCGATATGGACGATGTACATATGGAAGAGCCTGAGTTTGAAGAGGTGATCCACGGGGTATATAAATAGATAGAAGTGGAGTGAGACCGTATGCCTATAGAGAACGAAGAACGGGAGAGGGAGACGCAGCGCGTTGCCTCTGTACGAGCTAATATACAGCAGCGAATTGAAGAGCTGCGCCAAACGGTGGATGAGCGCCGATCGGAAGCGACAGCGATTGGCCGCAGCTTCTGGGATGACATCTCCGTGAATGCGGATAATGCGGATGATTTGATTGAGACGGCAGCGAGTATGGCCCAACAGGAGCATGTGCTGCAGGGCCAAGAACGCAGCTATCGCTTGGCGCAGGATGCGCTGCGT is drawn from Paenibacillus sp. V4I7 and contains these coding sequences:
- a CDS encoding alpha-N-arabinofuranosidase, which gives rise to MSMKASMIIDKDFKIGEVDSRIYGSFIEHLGRAVYGGIYEPGHPQADEQGFRADVLELVKGLDVPIVRYPGGNFVSGYNWEDAIGPLEERKKRLDLAWRTIEPNMVGLNEFMDWCRKANTEAMMAVNLGTRGPDQARDIIEYSNIKGGTYWSDLRISHGYKAPHNIKTWCLGNEMDGPWQIGSKTAAEYGRTACETAKVMKWVDPSIELVACGSSSLTMPTFPDWEATVLEHTYDHVDYISLHQYYGNRDKDSANFLAQSMGMDRFINTVISTADFIQAKKRGKKKINLSFDEWNVWYHSNDADRRIEPWSIAPPQLEDIYNHEDALLVGCMLISMLKRADRVKMACMAQLVNVIAPIMTANGGAAWKQTIYYPYMHASVFGRGTVLVPLIKSPKYDAKDYTDVPYLEAVAVHNEDKSEVTIFAVNRHLEEALPLELDLRSFGECRVIEHIVLENDDLKASNTIDAQDRVKPHTGGNAAISSNSQIQAILGKASWNVIRLKLA
- a CDS encoding cytochrome c, which translates into the protein MKLKLFGVIVLALGLSACGNKQNETQSAAVKVDVPKIYQNFCISCHGNQLQGGQGPNIQKVGERLDEAEIIKRIQKGGGGMPPFQVALKEEELKALASWLAGLK
- a CDS encoding LTA synthase family protein; translation: MHLNLKPRNHLPKKMRPNRLGATISLLLFMICLPILSVAGMELLERGTLHETAQWITSNRSLFLLNVGVSFCLLAFIYAVVGSLAISGSISTLLLGLMALISYMKVKMIGEPFFPWDILLNKESMDIASLVTGKAALLRIGAVVIAVILVFLLKWVLPRVSLSIISRIGLGLFSLYALYACAIKTPLAGKILDHIGVNEIVWNQKENYANNGLALAFTLNVKNSIVQKPETYSDQSIATVAANLQEVGMQKAGLKRSVDADSLKGKKPNVIFIMSEAFWDPTLLTNVKFSEDPVPTLHRLQKESTSGYLLSPQFGGGTSNVEFEVLTGNSMSLLPGGSIPYQQYITKPVPSLASYFADQGYKSMGIHSYEGWFWNRNSVYKELGFESFKSSEHFKNPEMKGYFISDAEVSRSIIDEVDKTDDPMFMYNVTMQNHGPYDEPRYGENQFKAEGDLTPEAKTILETYAQGAHDADQSLQMLIDHFQNSDEPTMIVFYGDHLPMLGLDYQVYKEAGFIQTSNANDWSLEEVKKMHSIPLVTWSNFDMPKQDIPLLSDSFLGAHVLDMLHMEKPANFKLNAELAAQVPGLLSNLVVDANQELHTEVPESAQALRDDYRNVQYDLLFGKQYLAEHIDHDYLTKTIQDSYNAEFDEENIHPQSQGVSSNTPTAKPVSVQ
- a CDS encoding ABC-2 family transporter protein; the protein is MLFAVLARKAYARNLQYRGSHLLHNAVSAVFGFIYASIWTGLGSDASLGEYGAKGIVGYIAFNQAILWITQFTTNGLGLEQSVRTGQIAVDLMRPVHLFYQAMSREWGQVYYQFLYKFIPIYALYYFIFSLQLPHHASVYGWTAIALVLAAYISICTNYLIGVAALWTTESRWFYWVNYSFSTLLSGFFIPLEWLPNWLRTISFYTPYPYLLYYPTRIYMQLEQGTVVLGSLLWGIGFTCVCLAVTQGVRRKLEVQGG
- a CDS encoding ABC transporter permease, with amino-acid sequence MMTMRLYMLLIRASLRSRMQYKFNFFFSTVMASFVHISEFLMVALVMMRFGNIKGWTLYEVCYLYGVMMISKAIYRTLASDVHHLEKYLVSGDLDALLTRPVPVLLALMTQNSRLLFAEVGQGIILLFIAMKALMADGQIGWSAVPLTVLIILTGAIILFAIGLATAAAGFWLTRIESLQNMTEDASQTAARYPLSLYPKWLQGALLVLVPVGFVNYIPTLYLLRHQGGIGMLIGTIAVSFAALWLAMRFWKLGLSRYQSTGS
- a CDS encoding ATP-binding cassette domain-containing protein, with translation MITVTNLRKTFQTPIVKEGKFSGIRTLFSRAYKEKEAVRDVSFEIESGEFVGYIGPNGAGKSTTIKMLTGILHPTSGEVLIHGYSPQKHRRRVVKQLGVVFGQRSQLWWDLPVKDSYEILTAMYRVEESTARRRLGELTELLELKELMDTPVRKLSLGQRMRADLAASMLHDPDILFLDEPTIGLDVVAKRNIRGFLQTLNRDFGKTILLTTHDMDDIEQLCKRVIVINHGQIGYDGSIDELRDRIGLPTMMKVTYRGDIQVPASWELPFRVVEQEANRLTIACNRQELKAMDVLRIVSSWGDMDDVHMEEPEFEEVIHGVYK